The following coding sequences are from one Triticum dicoccoides isolate Atlit2015 ecotype Zavitan chromosome 4A, WEW_v2.0, whole genome shotgun sequence window:
- the LOC119284114 gene encoding uncharacterized protein LOC119284114 produces MADIENPLPAAATAEPSRNGFWAWKERFVLNHLTLYNPADDDDATNGVASADADQDSRRRFLWGSTLLAIFIELSTALLIASIEPSTAGPAVYLASRVVGYAGQIISVCWGLLLLHLWQAQPHVLILTNCTSTQTSSSRSCLTCLASVSRSRRRIFAPASPTTSHTRSCNRRTEELLLATSEAATDGQRSYKPGTKQTTAVLDSARRGAATGRSNGYNYLLFLLRPVRNFAVTIDACSFGESSIYSPRIHAQLVLCPNSTMRAALARGSIYSLAAIPQQMACHGRRSARSAPLVGENNHHRKMPQPRRGGATSVGPGAATSKTNDGTGDDRAASATAAVHHCWNQLFFCWNYHYFLLELHFFVAAIN; encoded by the exons ATGGCCGATATCGAGAACCCACTCCCGGCTGCGGCAACGGCGGAGCCGAGCCGGAACGGCTTCTGGGCGTGGAAGGAGAGATTCGTTCTCAACCACCTCACCCTCTACAATCCTGCCGACGACGATGACGCCACCAACGGCGTCGCGAGTGCCGACGCCGACCAGGACAGCAGGCGCAGATTCCTATGGGGTTCGACTCTGCTCGCAATCTTCATCGAACTCAGCACCGCATTACTCATAGCGAGCATCGAGCCGTCCACTGCCGGACCGGCGGTGTATCTCGCCTCGCGCGTCGTCGGGTATGCCGGACAAATCATCAGCGTCTGCTGGGGACTCCTCCTCCTTCATCTATGGCAGGCG CAACCCCACGTCCTTATCCTCACCAACTGCACATCCACACAAACCTCATCCTCTCGCTCATGTCTCACCTGCCTCGCCTCTGTCTCTCGCTCGCGCCGTCGCATCTTTGCTCCGGCGAGCCCCACCACTAGCCACACGAGGAGCTGCAACCGGAGGACGGAGGAGCTGCTACTGGCCACTTCGGAAGCTGCAACCGACGGGCAGAGGAGCTACAAGCCGGGAACTAAACAGACGACCGCCGTGCTAGATTCAGCACGCCGGGGTGCTGCAACCGGCAGATCAAATGGCTACAACTACCTTTTGTTTTTGCTGAGACCGGTGAGAAATTTCGCTGTGACCATCGACG CTTGCAGCTTCGGCGAGAGCAGCATCTACTCGCCGCGGATACACGCGCAGCTCGTGCTTTGCCCCAATAGCACGATGCGTGCAGCTCTGGCGAGGGGCAGTATCTACTCGCTTGCGGCCATTCCCCAACAGATGGCTTGTCACGGACGACGATCTGCGCGCTCCGCTCCGCTCGTAGGAGAGAACAACCACCATCGGAAGATGCCTCAACCTCGGCGTGGCGGAGCTACAAGTGTAGGTCCGGGAGCTGCAACCAGCAAGACAAATGATGGAACTGGCGACGACCGTGCTgcgtcggcgacggcggcggtccACCATTGCTGGAACCAGCTATTTTTTTGCTGGAACTACCATTATTTTTTGCTGGAACTACATTTTTTTGTTGCTGCAATCAACTAG